From one uncultured Paludibacter sp. genomic stretch:
- a CDS encoding FeS assembly protein SufD, whose product MKQEQSYIGLYNEHHELIKKNSSGVMNGFRDEAFEQFKRLGFPTNELEKYKYTDLRNSLDLDYGLNINRIKFTINPYEVFKCDVPGISAYLYFVVNDAFYPVMQGEKNILPEGVIIESLKSASEKYPELVKKYYNKLIKKQDDGLVAFNGTFAQDGFFIYIPKNIQLQKPIQIVDILTSGADFMANXHNLVVVEENAKCQLLVCDHTEDDVNFFANRVTEVFVGENAVYEHYKLENVHNKTTNVTNLLIEQKASSNVLTNIITLHNGVTRNTIQIDLDGENCETLLCGMALGDKNQQIXNHSSIYHNKPHSHSTELFKYVLDDVSKAGFTGMLYVAKDAQKTQAYQTNRNIXLTKDAKVRTRPXLXIYADDVKCSHGATIGQLDESAMFYMRQRGIPEKEARLLLMYAFTADVVENIRIDALQDRIKYLVEKRLRGELSKCEGCAICN is encoded by the coding sequence ATGAAACAAGAACAATCATATATCGGACTTTATAACGAACATCACGAACTGATTAAGAAAAATTCATCCGGGGTGATGAACGGTTTTCGTGATGAGGCGTTTGAACAATTCAAAAGGTTGGGATTTCCTACCAATGAATTGGAAAAATATAAATATACCGATTTAAGAAATTCACTTGATTTAGATTACGGACTGAATATCAATCGGATAAAATTTACGATTAATCCGTATGAAGTGTTTAAGTGTGATGTTCCGGGAATTTCGGCTTATTTATATTTTGTGGTGAACGATGCTTTTTATCCTGTTATGCAAGGTGAAAAAAATATTTTGCCTGAAGGTGTGATTATTGAAAGTTTGAAATCGGCATCGGAAAAATATCCTGAATTGGTAAAAAAGTATTACAATAAACTTATCAAAAAACAAGACGATGGTTTGGTTGCTTTCAATGGAACCTTTGCACAAGATGGTTTCTTTATTTATATTCCGAAAAACATACAACTGCAAAAACCGATACAAATTGTTGATATTTTAACTTCCGGAGCAGATTTTATGGCGAATAGNCATAATTTGGTGGTGGTGGAAGAAAACGCAAAATGTCAACTTCTTGTTTGTGACCATACNGAAGATGATGTAAACTTTTTTGCAAACAGAGTAACGGAAGTTTTTGTAGGAGAAAATGCTGTGTATGAGCATTATAAATTAGAGAACGTTCACAATAAAACCACGAATGTTACTAATTTATTAATTGAACAAAAAGCGTCGTCAAACGTACTCACAAATATTATTACATTACACAACGGAGTAACAAGAAATACTATTCAAATTGATTTGGATGGCGAAAATTGCGAAACATTGCTTTGTGGAATGGCTTTGGGAGATAAAAATCAGCAAATTGANAATCATTCTTCCATTTATCACAACAAACCTCACAGTCACAGTACAGAACTTTTCAAATATGTATTGGATGATGTTTCAAAAGCAGGTTTCACNGGAATGTTGTATGTGGCAAAAGACGCACAAAAAACGCAAGCATATCAAACCAACCGCAATATTTTNCTTACTAAAGACGCCAAAGTTCGCACGCGTCCGCANTTGGANATTTATGCCGACGATGTGAAATGTTCACACGGAGCAACTATAGGTCAGTTAGACGAGTCTGCGATGTTTTATATGCGCCAGCGCGGAATTCCTGAAAAAGAAGCCCGATTGCTTTTGATGTACGCATTTACGGCAGATGTAGTGGAAAATATTAGAATAGATGCACTTCAAGATAGAATTAAATATTTGGTAGAGAAGCGTTTGCGGGGCGAATTGAGTAAGTGTGAAGGTTGTGCTATTTGTAATTAG
- a CDS encoding conserved membrane hypothetical protein (Evidence 4 : Unknown function but conserved in other organisms) — MEETPNDSEAAYVDTNIKSDSVQLLPEHYLITQRLLWGEKGLMRNFDSFKLSETARDKEMDIRNTMINIHQYLGYATLISMVGNGIVGQKLYSGNRNVKDLHEGFAATTNVLYFSTATFSLFAPPPMKDRESGFTRLNIHKALSIIHLSSMIATNVLSGMIEDNPSLKPYHRAAAITAFGSLFLATVVIKL, encoded by the coding sequence TTGGAAGAAACCCCAAATGACAGCGAAGCAGCGTATGTTGACACAAATATAAAATCAGATAGTGTTCAATTATTACCCGAACATTATTTAATTACCCAAAGATTACTATGGGGGGAAAAGGGTTTGATGAGAAATTTTGATTCGTTCAAACTTTCTGAAACTGCGAGAGATAAGGAAATGGATATTCGCAATACAATGATTAATATCCATCAGTATTTGGGATATGCTACATTGATTTCAATGGTTGGAAATGGCATTGTCGGTCAAAAATTGTATTCAGGCAATAGAAATGTTAAAGATTTACACGAAGGTTTTGCCGCCACGACTAATGTTTTGTATTTTTCCACCGCGACTTTTTCTCTTTTTGCACCACCGCCTATGAAAGATCGTGAAAGTGGATTTACGCGTTTGAACATACATAAAGCTTTATCTATTATTCACCTGTCCAGTATGATTGCCACAAACGTATTAAGCGGAATGATTGAGGATAATCCGTCTTTAAAACCATATCACAGAGCAGCGGCAATAACTGCTTTCGGCTCACTTTTTTTAGCAACAGTAGTTATTAAATTATAA
- a CDS encoding conserved hypothetical protein (Evidence 4 : Unknown function but conserved in other organisms), whose amino-acid sequence MEQILFDSAIYLSLAGFVLLILAVLTGLRIIKPRARYHLHKKFALSASILVSIHALIMLYFYFFT is encoded by the coding sequence ATGGAACAGATATTATTTGATTCGGCTATTTACCTAAGTTTGGCAGGATTTGTGTTATTGATCTTAGCAGTATTAACTGGATTGAGAATTATTAAACCCCGAGCAAGGTATCATTTACATAAAAAATTCGCCCTTTCTGCTTCGATTTTAGTTTCAATACATGCTTTAATTATGTTATATTTTTATTTCTTTACATAA
- a CDS encoding conserved exported hypothetical protein (Evidence 4 : Unknown function but conserved in other organisms), with the protein MKKYVVLIAFLSFAIVSMKADPAKKVNLSFSNGVLSIQAIHPVKDVTKHYIDQIIVVVDXKEVKTVKLDKQSSKEAAVVDLKIPEIKSGSTVEVTARCNEFGKKTGKMKVK; encoded by the coding sequence ATGAAAAAATATGTTGTTCTAATTGCATTTCTGTCTTTTGCAATTGTATCGATGAAAGCCGATCCTGCAAAAAAGGTAAATCTTTCGTTTAGTAATGGTGTTTTGAGTATTCAAGCAATACATCCCGTTAAAGATGTTACAAAGCATTATATTGATCAAATTATTGTTGTAGTTGATNACAAAGAAGTTAAAACAGTAAAACTTGACAAACAATCTTCGAAAGAGGCAGCTGTAGTTGATTTGAAAATTCCGGAAATAAAGAGTGGAAGTACCGTTGAAGTTACAGCAAGATGTAATGAATTTGGGAAAAAAACAGGGAAAATGAAAGTAAAATAA
- the ytsP gene encoding Protein YtsP: MSESIFISPNLTKEEKYKELISQLKALISGETDLIANMANISAALKEVFNWWWVGFYLVKENELILGPFQGPIACTRIKFGKGVCGTAWKEQKSILVPDVEKFPGHIACSSASKAEIVVPVFNSQNEIIAXLDVDXEHFDVLNETDIKYLEEIIEILIKK, encoded by the coding sequence ATGTCAGAATCCATTTTTATTTCTCCTAACCTTACAAAAGAAGAAAAATACAAGGAACTTATTTCTCAATTAAAAGCATTAATTTCAGGAGAAACAGATTTAATTGCCAATATGGCAAATATTTCTGCCGCTTTAAAGGAAGTTTTTAACTGGTGGTGGGTAGGTTTTTACTTGGTAAAAGAAAACGAATTGATTTTAGGACCTTTTCAAGGACCAATTGCGTGTACCAGAATAAAATTTGGAAAAGGTGTTTGCGGAACAGCTTGGAAAGAACAAAAATCAATTTTAGTTCCCGATGTTGAAAAATTCCCGGGACATATTGCTTGCAGTTCCGCTTCAAAAGCGGAAATAGTTGTTCCTGTTTTTAATTCNCAAAATGAAATTATTGCCNTTCTTGATGTTGACAGNGAACACTTTGATGTNTTGAATGAAACAGATATAAAGTATTTGGAAGAAATTATTGAAATTCTGATAAAAAAATAA
- a CDS encoding membrane hypothetical protein (Evidence 5 : Unknown function), with product MLFKKLNLHLQKVIQNLRKMKKNSYKIRLIILSVLAIMVYVFMIGSSFVKDIDDFFLGMEQGKTNAKMKKEYASDKKIEDVYYLNFLPKHGFKSFPDSMINLKNGDVVRFRSHYVKAKVSFSQTQLDKVKKYKVAENILIVISLFFIFYIPILFFKFVFSLMGEVIFDKRNIKILRKLGISLILFYAVYYAFYWCSFKISQTLFDFSNYKITISLDPQVIWVLLGIVVLLFAEILSKGSRMQEEQDLTI from the coding sequence TTGTTATTTAAAAAACTTAATTTACATTTGCAAAAAGTAATTCAAAATTTAAGGAAGATGAAAAAGAATTCTTATAAAATACGTTTAATTATTTTGTCTGTGCTGGCAATTATGGTTTATGTTTTTATGATAGGCAGTTCTTTTGTTAAAGATATTGATGATTTTTTTCTTGGCATGGAACAAGGAAAAACAAACGCTAAAATGAAGAAAGAATACGCAAGTGATAAAAAAATAGAGGATGTGTATTATTTAAATTTTCTTCCAAAGCACGGATTTAAAAGTTTTCCGGACTCGATGATAAATCTGAAAAACGGTGATGTTGTTCGTTTTAGAAGTCATTATGTGAAAGCAAAAGTAAGTTTTAGTCAAACACAGTTGGATAAAGTGAAAAAATATAAAGTGGCGGAAAACATTTTAATTGTTATATCTCTATTTTTCATTTTTTATATCCCGATACTCTTTTTCAAATTTGTTTTTTCATTAATGGGTGAAGTTATTTTTGATAAGAGAAACATAAAAATATTAAGAAAATTGGGAATTTCATTAATCCTGTTTTATGCTGTTTATTATGCTTTCTATTGGTGCTCATTTAAAATCAGTCAAACATTGTTTGATTTTTCAAATTATAAAATTACTATCAGTTTAGACCCTCAAGTAATTTGGGTATTGCTTGGAATTGTGGTTTTACTTTTTGCCGAAATCTTATCAAAAGGGTCCAGAATGCAAGAAGAACAAGATTTAACCATTTAA
- the yozG gene encoding Uncharacterized HTH-type transcriptional regulator YozG codes for MPIIVNLDVMMAKRKISLNELSEKVNITPANLSILKTGKAKAIRFSTLEAICKELDCQPGDILEWTEE; via the coding sequence ATGCCTATAATAGTAAATTTGGATGTGATGATGGCAAAACGGAAAATTTCGCTTAACGAACTTTCCGAAAAAGTGAATATTACTCCCGCCAATTTATCCATACTGAAAACGGGAAAAGCGAAAGCTATTCGTTTCAGCACGTTGGAAGCTATATGTAAAGAACTTGACTGCCAGCCGGGAGATATTTTAGAGTGGACAGAAGAATAA
- a CDS encoding Peptidase M16 domain protein codes for MKRFGILFGLLIYFSVSLLAQQPQLQPLPIDPKIRYGKLDNGLTYYIRHNEEPKQRAEFYIVQKVGAILENDDQNGLAHFLEHMSFNGTKHFPDKGIINFLEKHGVKFGENINAYTSLDETVYNLSNVPTTQEGVIDTSLLVLHDWSHSLSLLDSEIDAERGVIREEWRQGANADRRMWKESNKQKFPGSQYSKRDVIGDTAVINNFKYQTLRDYYAKWYRPDLQGIIVVGDVDVDKVEAKIKSAFADIPKPVNPAERVIYKIDDNKDPIVAVVTDPEARMTRLELEYKHDKLPAEVKLSSAGYYVYVVNQLISSIMAERFDEITNQADAPFVGAFAYYGELVKSKDAFDMIAIPKEGKELEGLKALLLEAEKMKRFGFTPSELERAKTNFLKNTEKAYNERDNQKNSSLVREYIGNFLDNEPIPGIEFEYNTIKTMLPNINLDVVNQLAKRYVTDENLIVTVMAPEKEAVKVPSKEMILAAIQESKDAKIEAKKDEAMNKPLMENAPKAGTVKKITQNAAMETTEMLLSNGVKVIFKPTTFKKDEILMSAFSDGGNSKVHNLVDLPSAAFAASVVSNNGIGNFSQTDLSKILTGKIASVNPYISNYEEGMSGNSSVADLETLLQLTYLYFTAPRKDDNAFGAMMNMYRTSLANSMKNPSKAFSDSINETLSDHDPRTILMTPEIIDKINQDKSIEIYKQRFANPADFTFMFVGNIDPQNKETQKLLATYLGGLKTTKVKEKWDDVDRHTPKGKINNYFEKEMKVQKASNFIYYSGAMPYSIQNKIAVEAIGSILRMRYTESIREKEGGSYGVGVRGSVSNTPEDKAALMMQFDTDPEKQVKLMGIIHSEVEEIMKNGPRQDDLSKVKENMLKKYAEDIEQNNWWKSTLKDYYQDKLNYRTDYKAAVEALNSDLIQKTLKSIVDQGNVIEVVMKPAK; via the coding sequence ATGAAAAGATTCGGTATTTTATTTGGCTTACTGATATATTTTTCGGTAAGTTTATTGGCTCAGCAACCTCAATTGCAACCGCTTCCCATCGATCCTAAAATCCGTTATGGAAAATTAGATAATGGATTAACTTACTACATTCGACACAATGAAGAACCAAAACAAAGAGCGGAATTTTACATTGTTCAAAAAGTAGGCGCTATTCTTGAAAATGACGATCAAAACGGGCTGGCTCACTTTTTGGAACATATGTCTTTCAACGGTACCAAACATTTTCCGGATAAAGGAATTATCAATTTTCTCGAAAAACATGGTGTAAAATTCGGCGAAAATATCAATGCTTATACTTCACTGGATGAGACTGTCTATAATCTTTCAAATGTTCCTACCACACAAGAAGGAGTAATAGATACTTCTTTGCTTGTATTACACGACTGGTCTCATTCTCTTTCATTGCTTGATAGTGAAATTGATGCGGAACGTGGAGTGATTCGCGAAGAATGGCGTCAAGGAGCAAATGCTGACCGCCGTATGTGGAAAGAATCCAACAAACAAAAATTCCCCGGTTCTCAATATTCAAAAAGAGATGTAATTGGAGATACTGCAGTAATAAATAATTTCAAATACCAAACTTTACGTGATTACTACGCAAAATGGTATCGTCCTGATTTGCAAGGAATTATTGTTGTGGGAGATGTTGATGTGGATAAAGTAGAAGCAAAAATCAAATCTGCTTTTGCAGATATTCCAAAACCCGTAAATCCTGCTGAAAGAGTTATTTATAAGATTGACGACAATAAAGATCCGATTGTAGCTGTTGTTACCGACCCGGAAGCAAGAATGACAAGATTAGAATTGGAATATAAACACGATAAACTTCCGGCGGAAGTAAAACTTTCTTCTGCGGGATATTATGTTTATGTGGTTAATCAATTAATTTCAAGCATAATGGCAGAACGTTTTGATGAAATTACCAATCAGGCAGATGCACCATTTGTAGGCGCTTTTGCTTATTATGGAGAATTGGTAAAATCTAAAGACGCTTTTGATATGATTGCCATTCCGAAAGAAGGTAAAGAATTAGAAGGACTTAAAGCATTGTTGCTTGAAGCCGAAAAAATGAAGCGTTTCGGATTTACTCCATCCGAACTGGAAAGAGCGAAAACCAACTTTTTGAAGAATACAGAAAAAGCATATAACGAGCGTGATAATCAGAAAAACAGTTCGCTTGTGCGTGAATACATTGGAAATTTCCTTGACAATGAACCAATTCCGGGAATTGAATTTGAATACAACACTATTAAAACAATGCTTCCAAACATTAACCTGGATGTAGTGAATCAGTTGGCAAAAAGATATGTAACCGATGAAAACTTAATAGTTACTGTTATGGCTCCTGAAAAAGAAGCTGTAAAAGTTCCTTCAAAAGAAATGATTTTAGCAGCTATTCAAGAATCGAAAGATGCAAAAATAGAAGCTAAAAAAGATGAAGCGATGAACAAACCGTTAATGGAAAATGCGCCAAAAGCAGGAACAGTGAAAAAAATTACCCAAAACGCAGCAATGGAAACTACCGAAATGTTGTTGAGTAATGGTGTAAAAGTAATTTTCAAACCAACAACGTTCAAAAAAGATGAAATTTTAATGTCGGCTTTCAGTGATGGAGGAAATTCTAAAGTACACAATCTTGTTGATTTGCCATCAGCTGCATTTGCTGCAAGTGTCGTAAGCAATAACGGAATTGGAAATTTCTCACAAACCGATTTATCTAAAATACTCACAGGGAAAATTGCCAGTGTAAATCCATACATTTCCAATTATGAAGAAGGCATGAGTGGAAATTCTTCCGTAGCGGATTTGGAAACCCTACTGCAACTTACTTATTTATATTTCACGGCACCACGTAAAGATGATAACGCTTTCGGAGCAATGATGAATATGTATCGTACAAGTTTAGCAAACAGTATGAAAAACCCAAGTAAAGCTTTCAGCGATTCTATTAACGAAACACTTAGCGACCATGATCCACGGACTATTTTGATGACTCCGGAAATAATTGACAAAATTAATCAGGATAAATCCATTGAAATTTATAAACAACGTTTTGCTAATCCAGCTGATTTTACCTTTATGTTTGTTGGAAATATCGACCCGCAAAATAAAGAAACTCAAAAACTGTTAGCGACATATTTGGGTGGATTAAAAACCACAAAAGTAAAAGAAAAATGGGATGATGTGGATCGCCATACACCAAAAGGAAAAATAAATAATTACTTCGAAAAAGAAATGAAAGTGCAAAAAGCATCGAACTTTATTTATTATTCAGGCGCTATGCCGTACAGTATTCAAAACAAAATTGCTGTCGAAGCTATTGGAAGTATCCTCCGTATGCGTTATACAGAAAGTATTCGTGAAAAAGAAGGCGGTTCTTATGGCGTAGGCGTTCGTGGAAGTGTAAGCAATACTCCTGAAGATAAAGCTGCTTTAATGATGCAGTTTGATACCGATCCTGAAAAACAAGTGAAATTGATGGGAATTATTCATTCAGAAGTAGAAGAAATAATGAAAAATGGACCTCGTCAAGATGATTTAAGTAAAGTAAAAGAAAATATGCTGAAAAAATATGCTGAAGATATTGAGCAAAATAATTGGTGGAAAAGCACATTAAAAGATTATTATCAAGATAAACTTAATTATCGTACCGATTATAAAGCTGCAGTTGAAGCATTAAATTCAGATTTAATTCAAAAAACATTGAAATCAATTGTAGATCAAGGAAATGTGATTGAAGTGGTAATGAAACCCGCAAAATAA